The Flavobacterium praedii genome window below encodes:
- a CDS encoding peptidase U32 family protein, with protein sequence MTTNNKIELMAPAGNFESLQAGLDNGADSVYFGVEQLNMRARATVNFTMEDLPEIARRCEAKNVRSYLTLNTIIYDHDLSVVKTLLAKAKEANITAVIASDQAVIAMARGIGMEVHISTQLNVTNIETIRFYSLFADTMVLSRELSLRQVKSITAQIEKEQIKGPNGNLVEIEIFGHGALCMAVSGKCYLSLHSNNSSANRGACKQNCRKKYTVIDQETGFEIEVDNEYLMSPKDLCTLDFLDQVIDSGIQVLKIEGRGRAPEYVATVIKTYREAIDSYYEGTFSKEKVTVWMEALNTVYNRGFWAGYYLGQELGEWSDVSGSVATQKKVYVGKGTHFFPKAAIGQFKIEAYDIKVGDKILVTGPSTGAQEMIIEEMYVNDVTAEKATKGDDCTFKLPFRIRMSDKLYKIVEA encoded by the coding sequence ATGACAACAAACAACAAAATAGAATTAATGGCTCCTGCAGGAAACTTCGAGTCGTTACAAGCAGGATTAGACAACGGAGCGGACTCCGTTTACTTTGGTGTAGAACAATTGAACATGCGCGCTCGTGCCACTGTAAATTTCACGATGGAAGATTTACCAGAAATCGCCCGTCGTTGCGAAGCCAAAAATGTTAGAAGTTATTTAACGCTAAACACCATCATTTACGATCACGATTTATCGGTAGTAAAGACATTGTTGGCAAAAGCCAAAGAGGCGAATATAACGGCTGTAATCGCTTCGGATCAAGCTGTGATTGCTATGGCAAGGGGAATCGGAATGGAGGTACATATTTCGACCCAATTGAACGTTACGAATATTGAAACCATTCGGTTCTACAGTCTATTTGCCGATACAATGGTTTTGAGTCGAGAATTGAGTTTACGACAAGTAAAAAGCATTACTGCTCAAATCGAAAAAGAACAAATCAAAGGGCCTAACGGGAATTTGGTAGAAATTGAAATCTTTGGTCACGGTGCTTTGTGTATGGCAGTTTCCGGGAAATGTTATTTGAGTTTACATTCCAACAATTCCTCTGCAAACCGAGGCGCTTGTAAACAAAATTGCCGCAAGAAATACACGGTTATCGATCAGGAAACTGGTTTTGAAATCGAAGTGGACAACGAATATCTAATGTCGCCAAAAGATTTATGTACACTGGATTTTCTGGATCAAGTAATTGATTCCGGTATTCAAGTCCTTAAAATTGAAGGCCGCGGACGTGCTCCAGAATATGTGGCAACGGTTATCAAAACGTATCGTGAAGCGATTGATAGTTATTACGAAGGTACTTTCTCGAAAGAAAAAGTAACGGTTTGGATGGAAGCATTGAACACCGTTTACAATCGTGGTTTTTGGGCAGGATATTACCTTGGTCAAGAATTGGGAGAGTGGAGCGATGTTTCGGGATCGGTAGCGACGCAGAAGAAAGTGTATGTGGGGAAAGGAACTCATTTTTTTCCAAAAGCAGCCATTGGTCAATTCAAAATTGAAGCCTACGATATCAAAGTTGGCGACAAAATATTGGTGACGGGTCCAAGCACGGGAGCGCAGGAAATGATCATCGAAGAAATGTATGTGAATGACGTTACGGCCGAGAAAGCCACAAAAGGAGACGATTGTACTTTCAAACTGCCTTTCAGAATTCGTATGTCCGACAAATTATATAAAATAGTGGAAGCCTAA
- a CDS encoding rhodanese-related sulfurtransferase — protein MQLYNTLSAEERATMIDDAGKQRLTLSFYAYAQIQNPTQFRNELFLAWNPLEVLGRIYVAHEGINAQLSLPADHFYEFKNTIEQYDFMKGIRLNIAVEHDDHSFLKLTVKVRDKIVADGLEDDTFDVTNIGIHLKAKEFNELLEDPNTILVDMRNHYESEIGHFTKAIRPDVDTFRESLPIIEEQLAEHKQDKKLLMYCTGGIRCEKASAYFKHKGFENVYQLEGGIIEYTRQVKAEGLESKFIGKNFVFDHRLGERITDDIVSQCHQCGEPCDVHTNCANEGCHLLFIQCDSCKEKMEGCCSTECVTVIHLPEEEQKAIRRGIKNGNKIFKKGKSEVLTFKNNQDLLANVPNLSDLVKSKTVVKKEPKIKKQYIGKGTHFFPKPSIAQFLIEENEINIGDKILIKGSTTGEQQLVIEEMFVNEIASAKAVAGDTCTFKVPFRIRLSDKLYKIIG, from the coding sequence ATGCAACTGTACAACACTTTAAGCGCAGAGGAAAGAGCCACTATGATTGACGATGCCGGAAAGCAACGTCTCACATTGTCTTTTTATGCCTACGCGCAAATTCAAAATCCAACACAATTTCGTAACGAATTATTTCTGGCTTGGAACCCGCTTGAGGTTTTAGGAAGAATTTATGTTGCCCATGAAGGAATCAATGCCCAATTATCACTTCCGGCAGATCATTTTTACGAATTCAAAAATACTATTGAACAATATGATTTCATGAAGGGAATCCGTTTGAACATTGCCGTTGAGCATGACGACCATTCCTTTTTGAAACTCACCGTAAAAGTCCGCGACAAAATTGTTGCCGATGGACTAGAAGATGATACTTTCGACGTCACCAATATCGGAATTCACCTAAAAGCAAAGGAATTCAATGAATTACTCGAAGATCCGAACACGATTTTGGTTGATATGCGCAACCATTACGAATCGGAAATTGGTCATTTTACCAAAGCCATCAGACCTGATGTGGATACCTTTCGCGAAAGCTTACCAATTATCGAAGAGCAATTAGCCGAACACAAACAAGACAAAAAACTGTTGATGTATTGCACGGGCGGAATTCGTTGCGAAAAAGCCAGCGCTTACTTCAAACACAAAGGTTTTGAAAATGTGTATCAACTCGAAGGTGGAATTATTGAATACACCCGTCAGGTTAAAGCCGAAGGACTGGAAAGTAAATTCATTGGTAAAAACTTTGTATTTGACCATCGCTTGGGCGAAAGAATTACAGACGATATCGTTTCGCAATGCCATCAATGTGGCGAACCTTGTGACGTACATACCAATTGCGCCAACGAAGGTTGTCATTTGCTTTTCATCCAGTGCGATTCTTGCAAAGAAAAAATGGAAGGCTGCTGCTCAACCGAATGTGTAACGGTTATTCATCTTCCGGAAGAAGAACAAAAAGCCATTCGAAGAGGGATTAAAAACGGAAATAAAATCTTCAAAAAAGGAAAATCAGAGGTCTTGACGTTCAAGAACAATCAAGATCTTTTGGCAAATGTTCCTAACCTTAGCGATTTAGTAAAATCAAAAACGGTTGTTAAAAAAGAACCAAAGATCAAAAAACAATACATTGGAAAAGGAACGCACTTTTTCCCAAAACCGAGTATTGCCCAGTTTTTGATTGAAGAAAACGAAATCAATATTGGCGACAAAATCCTAATTAAAGGGTCAACAACTGGTGAGCAACAATTGGTTATTGAAGAAATGTTTGTCAATGAAATTGCTTCCGCAAAAGCTGTTGCAGGAGACACTTGTACTTTCAAAGTGCCGTTTAGAATTAGGCTGTCTGACAAATTGTATAAAATAATTGGATAG
- a CDS encoding SulP family inorganic anion transporter: MLSNFFPPVLWLKEYNTKTLKSDFVAGITLAAYGIPVSLAYATLAGLPPQYGIYGYLIGGLFYALLGSSKQLAIGPTSAISLLIGTTIADMAHGDIQRWADIASLTALVFAGMAIVAYILRLSGIINFISETVLVGFKAGAALTIGLTQLPKLFGIKGGGENFLDRISSLIQQLPDTKTAVFIFGILTIFILIFGEKKAPGRPIAIIIVVFSIILLSTTTLGMLGFKTVGVIPSGLPEFHIPSLQIRDVDGVLPLALACFLLSYIESVSAGRTLAQKNKYTIDPRQELLALGIANAAVAFGQGYPVAGGLSQSAVNDTAGAKTPLSLIFASATIAICLLFFTGFLQNLPTVVLAAIVLVAIRGLFDVVEIKHLYKINKQEFYVAMIAFVGVLIWGILTGVLLAAIVTLLLMIKATSKPTVAFLGRIPGTKRYTDISRHPDNEQIEGVLIVRIESAILYFNCEFIKEQLWLKINSESDTLKTIILDLNSSPRIDIAGARFLKQLFIDLKAKNIYLKIAEARSEVRDTCRAEGLEVLLGHISRSVSVDDLVVEAIRINDKKSS, encoded by the coding sequence ATGCTCTCTAATTTTTTTCCTCCAGTACTCTGGCTAAAAGAATACAATACCAAAACTTTAAAAAGTGATTTTGTAGCAGGAATCACCTTAGCGGCGTATGGAATTCCAGTTTCGCTCGCATATGCAACTCTTGCAGGTTTACCGCCTCAATACGGAATCTATGGATATCTTATTGGTGGTTTGTTTTATGCTTTATTGGGCAGCAGTAAGCAATTAGCCATTGGCCCAACATCAGCAATTTCATTATTAATTGGAACAACAATTGCAGATATGGCGCACGGAGATATTCAGCGGTGGGCCGATATAGCTTCTCTAACTGCTCTTGTTTTTGCAGGAATGGCGATAGTGGCCTATATCTTGCGGCTGAGCGGTATTATCAATTTTATCAGTGAAACCGTTTTGGTTGGTTTTAAAGCTGGAGCTGCGTTGACTATTGGTTTAACTCAATTGCCCAAATTATTTGGTATTAAAGGTGGAGGTGAAAATTTTTTGGATCGCATTAGTTCTCTTATTCAACAGTTACCAGACACCAAAACTGCCGTATTTATATTTGGTATACTCACTATTTTCATTTTAATTTTTGGCGAAAAAAAAGCACCTGGTCGACCCATAGCCATTATTATTGTAGTCTTTTCGATTATACTCCTATCGACAACAACGCTTGGTATGCTAGGTTTCAAAACTGTTGGAGTTATACCATCTGGTTTGCCAGAATTTCATATACCTTCATTACAAATTCGAGACGTAGACGGCGTTCTTCCCTTAGCATTGGCTTGTTTTTTATTATCGTATATCGAAAGCGTTTCGGCCGGTAGAACATTGGCACAAAAAAACAAATACACCATTGACCCGCGTCAAGAATTACTCGCACTCGGAATCGCCAATGCTGCTGTAGCGTTCGGTCAAGGATATCCAGTGGCAGGAGGTTTGTCCCAATCTGCTGTAAACGATACAGCTGGAGCCAAAACACCTTTGTCTTTAATATTTGCGTCAGCAACCATAGCGATTTGCCTACTCTTTTTTACCGGATTTCTTCAAAATTTGCCCACAGTAGTTTTGGCCGCTATTGTCTTAGTAGCCATTAGAGGACTTTTTGACGTTGTAGAAATAAAACATCTTTATAAAATCAACAAACAGGAATTTTATGTTGCCATGATTGCATTTGTTGGAGTTCTTATTTGGGGAATTCTTACTGGTGTTTTATTGGCAGCCATCGTGACCTTGCTGTTAATGATAAAGGCAACCTCAAAACCAACAGTCGCTTTCTTGGGTAGAATTCCTGGTACTAAACGCTATACTGATATTTCCAGACATCCTGATAATGAACAAATTGAAGGCGTATTAATTGTTCGAATTGAATCGGCGATTTTGTATTTTAATTGCGAATTTATAAAAGAACAGTTATGGCTGAAAATTAATAGCGAATCAGACACCTTAAAAACGATAATCTTAGATCTTAATTCATCACCTCGCATAGATATTGCGGGAGCTCGTTTTTTGAAACAGCTTTTTATCGATTTGAAAGCCAAAAACATATACTTAAAAATTGCCGAAGCCCGTTCCGAAGTTCGCGATACCTGTCGGGCCGAAGGACTTGAAGTGCTACTGGGGCATATTAGTCGTTCGGTTTCGGTAGATGATTTAGTGGTTGAGGCAATTAGAATCAATGATAAAAAATCGTCCTAA
- a CDS encoding polyphosphate kinase 2 family protein has protein sequence MSKSSKKESNNFEDKLINLNNLSKKELVQRAKTFSKQYWVGDGENFKLNDYETKASFNLGEEGKPLVNQTLQMGVEALAAMQDVLYAQDKWSLLLIFQAMDAAGKDGAIKHVMSGVNPQGCQVSSFKAPSSEELDHDFLWRCQKHLPERGRIGIFNRSYYEEVLVVRVHEQILKGQKLPEKLVTEDIWEERFQDIRNFEKYLSRNGTIVLKFFLNVSKNEQKERFIERVDDPDKNWKFSAADAKERGYWDDYMFAYEELIKNTSTKKSPWYVIPADNKSYARIAIASAIIHALDEMELEYPKVDDAKRAELKAIKQTLLDEKD, from the coding sequence ATGTCAAAATCAAGCAAAAAAGAATCTAATAACTTTGAGGATAAACTAATAAACTTAAATAATCTAAGCAAAAAAGAGCTAGTTCAAAGAGCAAAAACATTCTCTAAGCAATATTGGGTTGGTGATGGTGAGAATTTCAAACTCAATGATTACGAAACAAAAGCGAGTTTTAATTTGGGCGAAGAAGGAAAACCATTGGTGAATCAAACTTTGCAAATGGGTGTTGAAGCTTTGGCTGCTATGCAGGATGTATTATATGCTCAAGACAAATGGTCATTATTACTCATTTTTCAAGCAATGGATGCCGCTGGTAAAGATGGTGCTATCAAACATGTTATGTCTGGAGTAAACCCACAAGGATGTCAAGTTTCCTCGTTCAAAGCACCGAGTTCAGAGGAATTAGATCATGATTTTTTGTGGCGCTGTCAAAAGCATTTGCCAGAAAGAGGTCGAATCGGAATTTTTAATCGCTCTTATTATGAAGAAGTATTGGTAGTACGAGTTCACGAACAAATTTTGAAAGGCCAAAAACTTCCTGAAAAATTAGTTACCGAAGACATCTGGGAAGAACGTTTTCAGGACATTCGCAACTTCGAAAAATACTTATCCAGAAACGGCACTATTGTTCTCAAATTTTTTCTCAATGTCTCTAAAAATGAACAAAAAGAACGTTTTATAGAACGTGTAGACGATCCGGATAAAAACTGGAAATTTAGTGCTGCAGACGCCAAAGAGAGAGGTTATTGGGATGATTATATGTTTGCTTATGAGGAACTAATCAAAAATACTTCGACCAAAAAATCGCCTTGGTATGTTATTCCCGCTGATAACAAATCCTATGCCCGAATCGCTATAGCTTCTGCAATTATTCACGCATTGGATGAAATGGAATTGGAATATCCTAAAGTGGATGATGCCAAAAGAGCCGAATTAAAAGCAATCAAACAAACATTACTGGACGAGAAAGACTAA
- a CDS encoding efflux RND transporter periplasmic adaptor subunit → MNALKNSKLLFFVIAFSAFCSSCKKEEKQAPPPIPAPFITVVARDVPIYKEFAAQTFGDLDIVLTARVDGILTGIHFKEGQRVRKGQLLYTIDPLEYETKVEQVKGQVATSQSNLVNAEEELKRIRPLADMNAVSKRELDAAVAKAKAARSNYESTQAALRNQELERSYCNIVSPIDGIIGISHARVGDYISRMGSSSKLNTVSKLEKVRVRFTISEAEFLEYRKKKSLTSDNQSNDIELLLSDGSVHPYKGVLNFADAKIDPTTGTMTIETTFPNPENNLRSGQFSKVRALIQNQKGAIAIPQKAVTELQGIFQVLIIDNENKIQVRIVEVGSKVGQDWVITKGLNVGDKVAIVGSLFIQPGSVVMPVPYASEDKKTK, encoded by the coding sequence ATGAATGCGCTAAAAAATAGTAAACTATTGTTTTTTGTTATAGCTTTTTCGGCTTTTTGTTCTTCGTGTAAAAAAGAAGAAAAGCAAGCACCCCCACCAATTCCGGCACCTTTTATTACCGTAGTAGCTAGAGATGTTCCCATTTATAAGGAATTTGCGGCTCAAACTTTTGGAGATTTAGACATTGTTTTAACAGCAAGAGTGGATGGGATTTTGACAGGCATTCATTTCAAAGAAGGACAACGCGTTCGAAAAGGACAATTGCTTTACACCATTGATCCATTAGAATATGAAACAAAAGTGGAGCAAGTAAAAGGGCAAGTGGCTACATCGCAAAGCAATCTTGTCAATGCTGAGGAAGAACTCAAAAGAATTCGCCCTTTGGCAGATATGAATGCGGTTAGTAAAAGAGAATTAGATGCCGCTGTTGCAAAAGCCAAAGCTGCACGATCTAATTATGAAAGTACTCAAGCAGCCTTACGAAATCAAGAATTAGAAAGAAGCTATTGCAATATAGTTTCTCCAATCGATGGTATAATTGGAATAAGCCATGCCCGAGTAGGAGATTATATTTCGAGAATGGGAAGTTCATCTAAGCTAAATACCGTTTCAAAATTAGAAAAAGTGAGAGTTCGCTTTACAATTAGCGAAGCGGAGTTTTTAGAGTATCGAAAAAAGAAAAGCCTTACATCTGACAATCAATCTAATGATATTGAGCTTTTATTATCAGACGGAAGCGTTCATCCTTACAAAGGAGTTTTAAACTTTGCTGACGCCAAAATAGATCCTACAACGGGAACCATGACTATTGAAACGACTTTCCCCAATCCAGAAAACAATTTGCGCTCAGGACAATTTTCGAAAGTGAGAGCTTTGATTCAAAATCAAAAAGGAGCTATCGCTATTCCTCAAAAAGCGGTTACCGAATTGCAAGGGATTTTTCAAGTATTAATCATTGATAACGAGAATAAAATTCAAGTTCGTATTGTTGAAGTGGGATCCAAAGTTGGACAAGATTGGGTAATTACAAAAGGACTAAACGTTGGAGATAAAGTAGCCATTGTAGGCAGTTTATTTATTCAACCCGGATCAGTTGTTATGCCAGTTCCATATGCATCAGAAGATAAAAAAACAAAATAG
- a CDS encoding efflux RND transporter permease subunit produces the protein MDNFFVRRPIVAIVLSIFMVIIGGLSILSTPIAQYPEIAPPVVQIQTSYRGANALNVEQAVATPIEQKVNGVENMLYMQSTNTGDGSMSLSVTFDMGTDLDNATMLTQNRVASATSTLPVDVKNTGVTTKKSLSMPLLLFSVYSPNNTYDSDFLTNYANINMVDALSRIKGVGEVVIFGGSNYAMRIWVKPDILAKYKLTIPDIMNAIKEQNSIAPGGKFGAPPANEGNEFTYNVTLKDRLIDIADFENIILKSNIDNQQVRLKDVATVALGTESYASKGGLNGKPAGTIGVKQMPGSNALEVAAESKRVMEELSKKFPQDLKYATSLDTTLAITEGINEIMHTLLEAIILVIIVVFIFLQNWRATIIPLLTVPVSLIGVFMLFPLLGFSVNVLSLLGLVLAIGIVVDDAIVVVEAVMHHIEHGLSPREATNRAMKEVSGPVVAIAVVLTAVFIPVAMTPGITGRLYQQFAITIAISVVFSAISALTLSPALCSILLKPNQEAKGWLGRFFKSFNKKFDAFTGKYTGFTGFLIKKTVRSFIFIGIIVGAIIVLGSKIPGGFVPEEDQGYMFVNVELPGASSLHRTELVCKKIEAILGKTEGIEYYTTVSGYSLLKNSMATNNGFFFISLKEWKERKQDVFQIIKELNGKLVYAVPEATVFAFGPPPISGIGNAAGFTIMLQDKGGKSPQYLFENAQRFMAEARKHPEIGSVRTTFNPNVPQISLDIDREKVTELNLSLSDVNLAIGASLGGQYVNEFNRFGRQYIVLIQAAPSFTLNPEDINKIFVRNRDNIMIPISSIATIKKESGPEFTTRFNLYRAAEIGGTPAEGYTSAEARQALQETAEKVLPADMGYEWSAMSYQEKQAEGKGATVFIMAILFVFLILAAQYESWKLPFSVLLGTPFAVFGAFLGLYLCKLFSPDYVNNVFAQIGLVMLIGLAAKNAILIVEFAKAEYEKGVPLVEAALTAAKLRFRPILMTAFAFILGVVPLLTASGAGAQARKVMGMTVFSGMLVATILGVCFIPVLFVFIEGIGKKKTTEQSVESTKSISHEE, from the coding sequence ATGGATAATTTTTTTGTAAGAAGACCCATCGTTGCAATTGTATTATCCATTTTTATGGTTATAATTGGAGGATTATCCATACTCTCCACACCAATTGCTCAGTATCCAGAAATTGCGCCTCCAGTAGTACAAATTCAGACCAGTTATAGAGGTGCAAATGCTTTAAATGTAGAACAAGCAGTTGCTACTCCCATCGAACAAAAAGTAAATGGAGTAGAGAACATGTTGTATATGCAATCCACCAATACGGGAGACGGAAGCATGTCATTATCGGTTACTTTTGATATGGGAACCGATTTGGACAATGCGACAATGCTAACCCAAAACCGCGTGGCATCAGCAACCTCAACACTACCCGTTGATGTGAAAAACACAGGGGTTACGACCAAGAAGTCTTTGTCGATGCCGCTACTTTTGTTCTCTGTATATTCCCCAAACAACACTTATGATTCTGATTTTTTAACCAACTACGCCAACATCAATATGGTTGACGCCCTATCAAGAATCAAAGGAGTTGGTGAAGTAGTGATTTTTGGTGGAAGTAATTATGCCATGCGAATTTGGGTAAAACCCGACATTTTGGCCAAATATAAGTTGACCATTCCTGACATTATGAATGCAATCAAGGAGCAAAACTCGATTGCTCCCGGAGGAAAATTTGGTGCGCCTCCAGCCAATGAGGGCAACGAATTTACTTATAATGTTACCTTAAAAGACCGATTAATTGATATAGCCGATTTTGAAAACATCATTTTGAAATCAAATATTGACAATCAACAAGTACGATTAAAAGACGTAGCCACAGTAGCATTAGGAACAGAAAGTTATGCTTCAAAAGGAGGTTTAAATGGAAAACCAGCAGGAACTATCGGTGTAAAACAAATGCCCGGATCCAATGCATTAGAAGTAGCTGCCGAGTCTAAACGTGTAATGGAAGAATTGAGTAAAAAGTTTCCACAAGACCTAAAATACGCTACCTCTTTAGACACCACTTTGGCAATCACCGAAGGGATAAATGAAATTATGCATACCCTTTTAGAAGCTATTATTTTAGTAATCATAGTGGTTTTTATCTTCTTACAAAATTGGAGAGCTACAATTATTCCTTTGCTTACCGTACCTGTTTCCTTAATTGGAGTTTTTATGCTGTTCCCGCTTTTAGGTTTTTCGGTCAACGTATTGTCATTGTTAGGATTGGTATTAGCAATCGGGATTGTGGTCGATGATGCTATTGTCGTGGTCGAAGCTGTAATGCATCATATTGAACACGGATTATCGCCACGAGAAGCTACCAATCGTGCCATGAAAGAAGTTTCTGGACCAGTTGTCGCTATTGCTGTAGTTTTAACAGCTGTTTTTATTCCAGTTGCTATGACACCAGGAATTACAGGCCGTTTGTACCAACAATTTGCAATCACGATAGCCATATCTGTAGTGTTTTCAGCCATAAGTGCACTAACGCTAAGTCCAGCTTTGTGTTCAATTTTATTAAAACCCAATCAAGAAGCGAAAGGCTGGTTAGGACGTTTTTTTAAGTCATTCAATAAAAAATTTGATGCTTTTACAGGCAAATACACTGGTTTTACAGGTTTTTTAATTAAGAAAACCGTTCGAAGTTTTATTTTCATAGGCATAATTGTGGGAGCCATTATAGTACTTGGCAGCAAAATTCCTGGAGGATTTGTGCCTGAAGAAGATCAAGGATACATGTTTGTCAATGTAGAATTACCTGGAGCTTCTTCATTGCATCGTACAGAGTTGGTTTGTAAAAAAATTGAAGCCATTTTGGGAAAAACAGAAGGAATTGAATATTACACAACAGTATCAGGATATAGTTTGTTGAAAAACTCAATGGCTACCAATAATGGTTTTTTCTTTATTTCACTAAAAGAATGGAAAGAACGTAAGCAAGATGTATTTCAAATTATAAAAGAACTAAACGGAAAATTGGTTTATGCCGTTCCAGAAGCAACGGTTTTTGCTTTTGGACCACCGCCAATTTCTGGAATTGGAAATGCTGCAGGGTTCACTATAATGCTACAAGATAAAGGAGGGAAATCACCTCAATATTTATTTGAAAATGCCCAACGATTTATGGCTGAAGCCAGGAAACATCCCGAAATTGGAAGTGTCCGAACGACTTTTAACCCCAATGTTCCCCAAATTAGTTTGGATATTGATCGCGAAAAAGTAACCGAGCTGAATCTGTCCCTCTCCGATGTAAATTTAGCCATTGGAGCCAGTTTGGGAGGACAGTATGTAAACGAGTTCAATAGATTTGGGCGGCAATATATAGTTTTGATTCAGGCCGCTCCTAGTTTTACTTTAAATCCTGAAGACATCAATAAAATTTTTGTTCGAAATAGAGACAATATCATGATTCCTATTTCAAGTATTGCCACTATAAAAAAAGAAAGCGGTCCTGAGTTTACTACTCGGTTCAATTTGTATCGTGCCGCCGAAATTGGTGGTACACCCGCCGAAGGATACACTTCTGCCGAAGCACGTCAAGCGTTGCAAGAAACTGCCGAAAAAGTGCTACCTGCGGATATGGGATACGAATGGTCTGCCATGAGTTATCAAGAAAAACAAGCCGAAGGGAAAGGAGCAACTGTTTTTATCATGGCTATTTTGTTTGTTTTCTTGATATTGGCTGCCCAATACGAAAGTTGGAAACTACCTTTTAGTGTACTTTTAGGAACACCTTTTGCTGTTTTTGGAGCTTTTTTAGGACTGTATTTATGTAAATTGTTTAGTCCCGATTATGTAAATAATGTTTTTGCCCAAATTGGGTTAGTAATGCTCATCGGATTGGCGGCAAAAAATGCCATTCTTATCGTCGAATTTGCTAAGGCTGAATACGAAAAAGGAGTGCCGCTGGTTGAGGCAGCACTAACAGCTGCAAAGTTGAGATTCCGACCTATTTTGATGACTGCATTTGCATTCATTCTTGGTGTTGTTCCTTTATTAACCGCTTCTGGAGCAGGAGCTCAAGCTCGAAAGGTAATGGGAATGACTGTTTTTAGCGGAATGCTCGTAGCTACTATCCTAGGGGTTTGTTTTATTCCCGTTCTATTTGTGTTCATTGAAGGTATTGGAAAAAAGAAAACTACCGAACAAAGTGTCGAATCTACTAAATCTATTAGCCATGAGGAATAA
- a CDS encoding TolC family protein — translation MRNKFKIGLLLVTLSFIPVSCLVGPKYKGPELQEARQYRFTQNADTTASILNVKWFDIFNDETLKNLINKGIQNNYDLKIAISRLDQAKANLGFTKANVLPSFQYSGGVNTAETFFQPSSLVANMSWEIDFWGKLRHENKAVQNELLATDEARKTVLAGLVSDIATAYFQLRDLDNQLEITKQTLKTRQDSYVIITDRFKSGYTSELDKVQIEQQVAIAEAAIPNIKRQITVLENTISILIGEVPGPIERGKANKDQLMVTDLPTAIPSSLLQNRPDVKRAELQYIAAHERIGVAQAMRLPSFNIAAVAGFASAKVSDLFLDGSYNQNASAGVVGPIFQFGKNTRRVEINRQIAEQSKLNYQKTYLVAIAEVENAIQNVATYKEEYEARSRQVAAAKKNYELSYARYYNGYVSYLEVLDVQRSLFDAEINLSQLSQRQLAAMVQLYKALGGGWN, via the coding sequence ATGAGGAATAAATTTAAAATTGGATTACTTCTGGTAACACTATCCTTTATACCAGTTAGTTGTTTGGTAGGACCAAAATATAAAGGACCCGAATTGCAGGAAGCCCGTCAATATCGATTTACTCAAAATGCAGATACTACGGCATCCATTTTGAATGTAAAATGGTTTGATATCTTTAATGATGAAACCCTTAAAAACCTTATAAACAAAGGTATTCAGAACAATTATGATTTGAAAATTGCTATTTCGCGTTTGGATCAAGCCAAAGCTAATTTAGGATTTACCAAAGCCAATGTTTTGCCAAGTTTTCAATATTCAGGAGGAGTAAATACAGCAGAAACATTTTTTCAGCCTTCATCTTTGGTTGCTAATATGTCTTGGGAAATTGATTTTTGGGGTAAATTAAGACATGAGAACAAAGCCGTTCAAAATGAACTTCTAGCAACTGATGAGGCTAGGAAAACCGTTTTGGCAGGATTAGTAAGTGATATTGCAACTGCATATTTTCAGTTGCGCGATTTAGATAATCAATTAGAAATCACCAAACAAACACTAAAAACACGTCAGGATTCTTATGTGATCATAACTGATCGTTTCAAAAGCGGATATACTTCGGAATTGGACAAAGTTCAAATTGAACAACAAGTAGCTATTGCAGAGGCAGCCATTCCTAATATCAAAAGACAAATCACTGTTTTAGAAAATACCATTTCGATTTTGATAGGAGAAGTTCCCGGCCCGATAGAACGAGGAAAAGCCAACAAAGACCAGTTAATGGTAACCGATTTGCCAACCGCTATTCCGTCTTCATTGTTACAAAACAGACCCGATGTAAAAAGGGCTGAATTGCAATATATTGCGGCACATGAGCGCATAGGAGTGGCTCAAGCGATGCGTTTGCCTTCGTTTAACATAGCTGCTGTTGCAGGATTTGCAAGTGCAAAAGTGAGTGATTTATTTTTAGATGGTTCTTATAACCAAAATGCTTCAGCTGGAGTGGTTGGACCAATTTTTCAATTTGGTAAAAATACAAGAAGAGTAGAAATCAACAGACAAATTGCGGAGCAATCTAAACTAAATTATCAAAAAACGTATTTGGTAGCCATTGCAGAAGTTGAAAATGCCATTCAAAATGTTGCAACCTACAAAGAAGAATACGAAGCAAGAAGCCGACAAGTAGCAGCTGCAAAAAAGAATTACGAATTATCGTATGCCAGATATTATAATGGCTATGTTTCTTACTTAGAGGTATTAGATGTTCAACGTTCTTTATTTGATGCTGAAATAAATTTATCACAATTATCACAACGTCAGTTAGCGGCAATGGTACAATTGTATAAAGCACTTGGTGGGGGTTGGAACTAA